One window of Perca flavescens isolate YP-PL-M2 chromosome 15, PFLA_1.0, whole genome shotgun sequence genomic DNA carries:
- the srrm2 gene encoding serine/arginine repetitive matrix protein 2 isoform X1, whose product MYNGIGLTTPRGSGTNGYVQRNLSSLRVKRPRDERGGERDDKDRERLESQLNRQPNADILEHQRKRQLEVKCAELQDMMEEQGYSAEEIEEKVNSFRMMLQEKQEPPPATTERPTATETHALAAANQQKNDRLRAAFGITSDYVDGSSFHADRKEREKEKKEQERLEKERQQQQKYTLVEDSDNSDSPPKKRSRKKKKKNKNRDSSSESPSPSPPRAKTKSKKKKKKRDASDDDEEEEDSSSDEKQKKSKKKTKKSKSVSPLKEKAVRDRSVSSSSTHSQSPAPLRSRQQDQIARKADEGRKGRSPDRRRRGYEDHFPQHQGGEGKRPNFEREKERPSEMEKTCKRRHDSSSPSPPPQTEKSREREKGRRSRSIENEREKGRRSRSREMEKRKRSRSTEKERERERSPRSREMEKGRRSRSRDNEKGRRSRSREKEREKVRSSRSRDVEKVRRSRSRDVEKGSLSKSRDAEKRRHSRSREKRDKGKESLPQRTRHHSSSSRSPSPPPKQETRMERSRDIEREKERNKQEKKRHDSSSPSPPPKRERSGERERRNERDLHSRAPNERDNRRDTAKRQEREVSPSQQKNDRRNEGGHPSHDSPLPTSRSPVTNGRQREKEDERKREKERESIKEKDRHLNKQTEQDRERGPEGGRKRDEAVSSSVSRRDGSRPAEKGRSERPEMNERQEKTRSPLTSEKSDDKEKRDEKKRGSSSSSSSSSSSSSSSSSGSDSDSDSSSSSSSSSSSSSSSEDEGKAKTAGSEGMKKSSTSKSTPSAIGAAVQRYLANGGKESPVPASEGNGHRQAQKDREVGGDKRERERASHKAPAETHPSRKKGQERYSPTQMDSPSPPPSPSNRADASRGSKRYSPSETEAEKTRVEAKVGERARGRERDAARRPARSSPSARRSRSPPQKTTTSPARRTPPRQYQEPPSRSRRASPPPAWSDWDRERQRDRERERDRERERDRDRERDRDRERDRERERVARRSRSRSPRRRSKSRSRSPRRRSPPSRSRRSPSPQRRRRSSHSLSRERARQREHERIRQREVEQERGRLKEHLPPKDAPQPHRSSSSSSSSSSSSSSSSSPSPQREMKDPKALTERGKRTELEDEKRREDRQQKISSSSSQGPSRDSSHAPTSGRRVSQSDSRRSDVPPRRSPAGSHPEVKQVSQDPSRKQSPVATHLPSNQTVRSESAVNGKEASADKKAKRSSSSSSSSSSSSSSSSSSSSSSSSDSSDSEVDQGKGKTVKAPSSPSSSSENEKETKKKSPAMPRRVPADSLRDSRSLSYSPPKYMRAAPPSPSRRSGSRQSPSRSSSSRRRK is encoded by the exons ATGTACAATGGGATTGGCCTGACAACTCCGCGGGGCAGCGGCACCAATGGCTATGTACAGCGCAACCTATCGAGCCTGCGGGTCAAAAGGCCGCGGGATGAGCGCGGGGGTGAGCGGGATGACAAGGACCGGGAGAGACTGGAGAGTCAGCTCAACAGGCAGCCCAATGCTGACATCCTGGAGCACCAACGGAAGAGGCAGCTGGAGGTCAAGTGTGCTGAGCTGCAGGACATGATGGAAGAGCAAGG GTATTCAGCTGAGGAAATCGAGGAGAAGGTGAACAGTTTCCGTATGATGCTACAGGAGAAGCAGGAGCCCCCTCCCGCCACCACTGAGAGGCCAAC GGCGACAGAGACTCATGCTCTGGCTGCAGCCAACCAGCAGAAGAATGACCGTCTTCGTGCTGCTTTTGGCATCACCAGCGACTATGTGGACGGGTCATCCTTCCACGCTGACCgcaaggagagagaaaaggagaagaaagagcAAGAACGCCTGGAGAAGgaaaggcagcagcagcagaaatatAC GTTGGTGGAAGATTCAGACAATTCAGATTCTCCTCCCAAGAAGCGCAGTcgtaagaagaaaaagaaaaacaagaacagAGACAG CAGCTCAGAGAGTCCCTCCCCATCTCCTCCACGAGCAAAGACAAAatccaaaaagaagaaaaagaaacg TGATGCATCAGACGacgatgaagaagaagaagacag TTCGTCAGATGAGAAGCAGAAGAagtcaaaaaagaaaaccaagAAGAGTAAAAGTGTGAGTCCTCTGAAAGAAAAGGCAGTGCGAGACAGGAGTGTCTCCTCCAGCTCTACTCACAG CCAGTCTCCAGCTCCACTGAGATCACGTCAACAGGACCAAATTGCGAGAAAAGCTGATGAAGGTAGAAAGGGGAGATCGCCAGACAGGAGGAGACGTGGCTACGAGGACCACTTTCCACAGCATCAGGGAGGTGAAGGG AAGAGGCCAAAttttgagagagaaaaagagcgGCCGAGTGAGATGGAGAAGACCTGCAAGAGGAGACATGACTCTTCATCCCCTTCTCCACCACCACAGACCGAAAAAagcagggagagggagaaagggagacgTTCCAGGAGCATAGAAAacgagagggagaaagggaggcgTTCAAGaagcagagagatggagaaaaggAAGCGTTCCAGGAGTACAGaaaaggaaagggagagagaaaggagccccagaagcagagagatggagaaaggaaGGCGTTCAAGGAGCAGAGACAACGAGAAAGGGAGGCGTTCAAggagcagagaaaaagagagggagaaagtaaGGAGCTCCAGAAGCAGAGATGTGGAGAAAGTGAGGAGGTCAAGGAGCAGAGATGTGGAGAAAGGCAGCCTTTCAAAAAGCAGAGACGCAGAGAAAAGGAGGCATTCAAGAAGCAGAGAAAAGAGGGACAAAGGAAAGGAGAGCCTTCCTCAGAGGACAAGACATCACTCGTCCTCATCCcgttctccttctcctccaccCAAACAGGAGACTAGGATGGAAAGGAGCAGAGACATTGAGCGGGAAAAAGAAAGGAataaacaggaaaaaaagaggcaTGACTCCTCATCTCCCTCACCTCCCCCGAAGAGGGAGAGGAGTGGAGAGAGGGAGCGCAGGAATGAAAGAGATCTGCACTCAAGGGCGCCAAATGAAAGGGACAACAGAAGAGACACTGCtaagagacaggagagagaggtgTCTCCATCCCAACAGAAAAATGACAGGAGAAATGAAGGAGGGCATCCGTCCCACGATTCCCCGTTACCCACCTCTCGCTCTCCTGTCACAAATGGGCGtcaaagagagaaggaggatgagaggaaaagagaaaaagaaagggagagTATTAAAGAGAAAGACAGGCATCTGAACAAGCAGACGGAACAAGACAGAGAGCGAGGTCCAGAAGGCGGCAGAAAGAGAGATGAGGCTGTCAGTTCAAGTGTAAGTAGGCGAGATGGATCGAGACCTGCGGAGAAAGGCAGGAGTGAAAGACCAGAGATGAACGAGAGGCAAGAGAAGACAAGAAGCCCGCTGACGAGCGAGAAAAGTGATGACAAGGAGAAACGggatgagaaaaagagaggcagcagcagcagcagcagcagcagcagtagtagtagcagcagcagcagtagtggcAGTGATAGCGACAGTGATagctcctcgtcctcctcttcatcttcctcttcatcctcatctTCTGAAGATGAAGGCAAGGCAAAGACGGCTGGCTCAGAAGGAATGAAAAAAAGCAGCACCTCGAAAAGTACACCATCTGCCATTGGAGCTGCAGTTCAAAGGTATTTAGCCAACGGGGGAAAGGAAAGCCCTGTCCCTGCTTCTGAGGGCAACGGGCATCGACAAGCCCAGAAGGACAGAGAGGTTGGAGGAGACAAACGTGAAAGGGAAAGAGCTTCCCACAAAGCTCCTGCAGAGACTCACCCATCCCGGAAAAAAGGTCAGGAACGATATAGCCCCACACAGATGGACAGCCCCAGTCCACCTCCTTCCCCATCCAACAGAGCAGATGCCAGCAGAGGCAGCAAAAGGTATTCTCCCTCTGAGACCGAAGCAGAAAAAACAAGAGTGGAGGCGAAAGTCGGGGAAAGggcgagagggagggagagggacgCAGCCAGGAGGCCTGCAAGGTCCAGCCCCTCAGCTAGGAGGTCACGCTCGCCACCCCAGAAAACCACTACCTCCCCAGCACGTCGCACTCCACCAAGGCAGTATCAGGAACCACCATCCCGATCCAGAAGAGCTTCTCCTCCTCCGGCCTGGTCAgactgggacagagagaggcagagggacagggaaagagagagggacagggaaagagagagggacagggacagagagagggacagggatagagagagggacagagaacGCGAGCGGGTTGCCAGGAGGAGCAGGTCCAGAAGCCCAAGAAGGCGCAGCAAGTCCAGGTCTAGAAGTCCAAGGCGGCGAAGCCCCCCCAGCAG GTCCCGTCGTTCTCCCTCTCCACAGCGGCGAAGGAGGAGCAGTCACTCTCTCTCCCGAGAAAGAGCGAGACAAAGGGAACATGAGAGGATCAGGCAAAGGGAGGTAGAACAAGAGAGAGGACGGCTAAAGGAGCATCTGCCCCCAAAAGATGCCCCCCAACCCCACaggtcttcctcctcctcatcatcctccagctcctcttcttcctcttcatcctcacCTTCACCACAGCGAGAGATGAAAGACCCAAAAGCACTAACGGAGAGAGGCAAAAGAACGGAGCTAGAGGacgagaagagaagagaggacagACAGCAGAAAATAAGTTCCTCTTCTTCACAAGGCCCTTCCAGAGACTCATCCCATGCCCCAACCTCAGGTAGGAGAGTCTCCCAATCAGACTCCAGGCGCTCGGATGTGCCCCCCAGAAGGTCCCCTGCGGGCAGCCACCCAGAAGTCAAACAGGTGTCTCAAGATCCAAGCAGGAAGCAGTCACCAGTGGCGACCCATCTACCTTCAAACCAAACAGTCAGAAGTGAGAGCGCTGTAAATGGGAAGGAGGCAAGTGCAGACAAGAAAGCcaagaggagcagcagctccagctcctcttcctcatcctcatcatcctcttcttcttcctcgtcttcatcatcctcatcagACAGCTCTGACTCTGAAGTGGATCAAGGAAAAGG GAAGACAGTCAAAGCTCCAAgctctccttcctcttcatcgGAGAATGAAAAGGAAACTAAGAAAAAGAG CCCTGCAATGCCTCGGAGGGTGCCGGCTGATTCACTGAGAGATTCTCGCTCACTCAGTTATTCTCCTCCAAAGTACATGAGAGCAGCGCCACCCTCGCCTAGCCGCAG GAGTGGCAGCAGGCAGTCACCGAGCCGCTCCTCAAGCAGCAGACGAAGGAAATGA
- the srrm2 gene encoding serine/arginine repetitive matrix protein 2 isoform X3, protein MYNGIGLTTPRGSGTNGYVQRNLSSLRVKRPRDERGGERDDKDRERLESQLNRQPNADILEHQRKRQLEVKCAELQDMMEEQGYSAEEIEEKVNSFRMMLQEKQEPPPATTERPTATETHALAAANQQKNDRLRAAFGITSDYVDGSSFHADRKEREKEKKEQERLEKERQQQQKYTLVEDSDNSDSPPKKRSRKKKKKNKNRDSSSESPSPSPPRAKTKSKKKKKKRDASDDDEEEEDSSSDEKQKKSKKKTKKSKSVSPLKEKAVRDRSVSSSSTHSQSPAPLRSRQQDQIARKADEGRKGRSPDRRRRGYEDHFPQHQGGEGKRPNFEREKERPSEMEKTCKRRHDSSSPSPPPQTEKSREREKGRRSRSIENEREKGRRSRSREMEKRKRSRSTEKERERERSPRSREMEKGRRSRSRDNEKGRRSRSREKEREKVRSSRSRDVEKVRRSRSRDVEKGSLSKSRDAEKRRHSRSREKRDKGKESLPQRTRHHSSSSRSPSPPPKQETRMERSRDIEREKERNKQEKKRHDSSSPSPPPKRERSGERERRNERDLHSRAPNERDNRRDTAKRQEREVSPSQQKNDRRNEGGHPSHDSPLPTSRSPVTNGRQREKEDERKREKERESIKEKDRHLNKQTEQDRERGPEGGRKRDEAVSSSVSRRDGSRPAEKGRSERPEMNERQEKTRSPLTSEKSDDKEKRDEKKRGSSSSSSSSSSSSSSSSSGSDSDSDSSSSSSSSSSSSSSSEDEGKAKTAGSEGMKKSSTSKSTPSAIGAAVQRYLANGGKESPVPASEGNGHRQAQKDREVGGDKRERERASHKAPAETHPSRKKGQERYSPTQMDSPSPPPSPSNRADASRGSKRYSPSETEAEKTRVEAKVGERARGRERDAARRPARSSPSARRSRSPPQKTTTSPARRTPPRQYQEPPSRSRRASPPPAWSDWDRERQRDRERERDRERERDRDRERDRDRERDRERERVARRSRSRSPRRRSKSRSRSPRRRSPPSRSRRSPSPQRRRRSSHSLSRERARQREHERIRQREVEQERGRLKEHLPPKDAPQPHRSSSSSSSSSSSSSSSSSPSPQREMKDPKALTERGKRTELEDEKRREDRQQKISSSSSQGPSRDSSHAPTSGRRVSQSDSRRSDVPPRRSPAGSHPEVKQVSQDPSRKQSPVATHLPSNQTVRSESAVNGKEASADKKAKRSSSSSSSSSSSSSSSSSSSSSSSSDSSDSEVDQGKGKTVKAPSSPSSSSENEKETKKKSPAMPRRVPADSLRDSRSLSYSPPKSGSRQSPSRSSSSRRRK, encoded by the exons ATGTACAATGGGATTGGCCTGACAACTCCGCGGGGCAGCGGCACCAATGGCTATGTACAGCGCAACCTATCGAGCCTGCGGGTCAAAAGGCCGCGGGATGAGCGCGGGGGTGAGCGGGATGACAAGGACCGGGAGAGACTGGAGAGTCAGCTCAACAGGCAGCCCAATGCTGACATCCTGGAGCACCAACGGAAGAGGCAGCTGGAGGTCAAGTGTGCTGAGCTGCAGGACATGATGGAAGAGCAAGG GTATTCAGCTGAGGAAATCGAGGAGAAGGTGAACAGTTTCCGTATGATGCTACAGGAGAAGCAGGAGCCCCCTCCCGCCACCACTGAGAGGCCAAC GGCGACAGAGACTCATGCTCTGGCTGCAGCCAACCAGCAGAAGAATGACCGTCTTCGTGCTGCTTTTGGCATCACCAGCGACTATGTGGACGGGTCATCCTTCCACGCTGACCgcaaggagagagaaaaggagaagaaagagcAAGAACGCCTGGAGAAGgaaaggcagcagcagcagaaatatAC GTTGGTGGAAGATTCAGACAATTCAGATTCTCCTCCCAAGAAGCGCAGTcgtaagaagaaaaagaaaaacaagaacagAGACAG CAGCTCAGAGAGTCCCTCCCCATCTCCTCCACGAGCAAAGACAAAatccaaaaagaagaaaaagaaacg TGATGCATCAGACGacgatgaagaagaagaagacag TTCGTCAGATGAGAAGCAGAAGAagtcaaaaaagaaaaccaagAAGAGTAAAAGTGTGAGTCCTCTGAAAGAAAAGGCAGTGCGAGACAGGAGTGTCTCCTCCAGCTCTACTCACAG CCAGTCTCCAGCTCCACTGAGATCACGTCAACAGGACCAAATTGCGAGAAAAGCTGATGAAGGTAGAAAGGGGAGATCGCCAGACAGGAGGAGACGTGGCTACGAGGACCACTTTCCACAGCATCAGGGAGGTGAAGGG AAGAGGCCAAAttttgagagagaaaaagagcgGCCGAGTGAGATGGAGAAGACCTGCAAGAGGAGACATGACTCTTCATCCCCTTCTCCACCACCACAGACCGAAAAAagcagggagagggagaaagggagacgTTCCAGGAGCATAGAAAacgagagggagaaagggaggcgTTCAAGaagcagagagatggagaaaaggAAGCGTTCCAGGAGTACAGaaaaggaaagggagagagaaaggagccccagaagcagagagatggagaaaggaaGGCGTTCAAGGAGCAGAGACAACGAGAAAGGGAGGCGTTCAAggagcagagaaaaagagagggagaaagtaaGGAGCTCCAGAAGCAGAGATGTGGAGAAAGTGAGGAGGTCAAGGAGCAGAGATGTGGAGAAAGGCAGCCTTTCAAAAAGCAGAGACGCAGAGAAAAGGAGGCATTCAAGAAGCAGAGAAAAGAGGGACAAAGGAAAGGAGAGCCTTCCTCAGAGGACAAGACATCACTCGTCCTCATCCcgttctccttctcctccaccCAAACAGGAGACTAGGATGGAAAGGAGCAGAGACATTGAGCGGGAAAAAGAAAGGAataaacaggaaaaaaagaggcaTGACTCCTCATCTCCCTCACCTCCCCCGAAGAGGGAGAGGAGTGGAGAGAGGGAGCGCAGGAATGAAAGAGATCTGCACTCAAGGGCGCCAAATGAAAGGGACAACAGAAGAGACACTGCtaagagacaggagagagaggtgTCTCCATCCCAACAGAAAAATGACAGGAGAAATGAAGGAGGGCATCCGTCCCACGATTCCCCGTTACCCACCTCTCGCTCTCCTGTCACAAATGGGCGtcaaagagagaaggaggatgagaggaaaagagaaaaagaaagggagagTATTAAAGAGAAAGACAGGCATCTGAACAAGCAGACGGAACAAGACAGAGAGCGAGGTCCAGAAGGCGGCAGAAAGAGAGATGAGGCTGTCAGTTCAAGTGTAAGTAGGCGAGATGGATCGAGACCTGCGGAGAAAGGCAGGAGTGAAAGACCAGAGATGAACGAGAGGCAAGAGAAGACAAGAAGCCCGCTGACGAGCGAGAAAAGTGATGACAAGGAGAAACGggatgagaaaaagagaggcagcagcagcagcagcagcagcagcagtagtagtagcagcagcagcagtagtggcAGTGATAGCGACAGTGATagctcctcgtcctcctcttcatcttcctcttcatcctcatctTCTGAAGATGAAGGCAAGGCAAAGACGGCTGGCTCAGAAGGAATGAAAAAAAGCAGCACCTCGAAAAGTACACCATCTGCCATTGGAGCTGCAGTTCAAAGGTATTTAGCCAACGGGGGAAAGGAAAGCCCTGTCCCTGCTTCTGAGGGCAACGGGCATCGACAAGCCCAGAAGGACAGAGAGGTTGGAGGAGACAAACGTGAAAGGGAAAGAGCTTCCCACAAAGCTCCTGCAGAGACTCACCCATCCCGGAAAAAAGGTCAGGAACGATATAGCCCCACACAGATGGACAGCCCCAGTCCACCTCCTTCCCCATCCAACAGAGCAGATGCCAGCAGAGGCAGCAAAAGGTATTCTCCCTCTGAGACCGAAGCAGAAAAAACAAGAGTGGAGGCGAAAGTCGGGGAAAGggcgagagggagggagagggacgCAGCCAGGAGGCCTGCAAGGTCCAGCCCCTCAGCTAGGAGGTCACGCTCGCCACCCCAGAAAACCACTACCTCCCCAGCACGTCGCACTCCACCAAGGCAGTATCAGGAACCACCATCCCGATCCAGAAGAGCTTCTCCTCCTCCGGCCTGGTCAgactgggacagagagaggcagagggacagggaaagagagagggacagggaaagagagagggacagggacagagagagggacagggatagagagagggacagagaacGCGAGCGGGTTGCCAGGAGGAGCAGGTCCAGAAGCCCAAGAAGGCGCAGCAAGTCCAGGTCTAGAAGTCCAAGGCGGCGAAGCCCCCCCAGCAG GTCCCGTCGTTCTCCCTCTCCACAGCGGCGAAGGAGGAGCAGTCACTCTCTCTCCCGAGAAAGAGCGAGACAAAGGGAACATGAGAGGATCAGGCAAAGGGAGGTAGAACAAGAGAGAGGACGGCTAAAGGAGCATCTGCCCCCAAAAGATGCCCCCCAACCCCACaggtcttcctcctcctcatcatcctccagctcctcttcttcctcttcatcctcacCTTCACCACAGCGAGAGATGAAAGACCCAAAAGCACTAACGGAGAGAGGCAAAAGAACGGAGCTAGAGGacgagaagagaagagaggacagACAGCAGAAAATAAGTTCCTCTTCTTCACAAGGCCCTTCCAGAGACTCATCCCATGCCCCAACCTCAGGTAGGAGAGTCTCCCAATCAGACTCCAGGCGCTCGGATGTGCCCCCCAGAAGGTCCCCTGCGGGCAGCCACCCAGAAGTCAAACAGGTGTCTCAAGATCCAAGCAGGAAGCAGTCACCAGTGGCGACCCATCTACCTTCAAACCAAACAGTCAGAAGTGAGAGCGCTGTAAATGGGAAGGAGGCAAGTGCAGACAAGAAAGCcaagaggagcagcagctccagctcctcttcctcatcctcatcatcctcttcttcttcctcgtcttcatcatcctcatcagACAGCTCTGACTCTGAAGTGGATCAAGGAAAAGG GAAGACAGTCAAAGCTCCAAgctctccttcctcttcatcgGAGAATGAAAAGGAAACTAAGAAAAAGAG CCCTGCAATGCCTCGGAGGGTGCCGGCTGATTCACTGAGAGATTCTCGCTCACTCAGTTATTCTCCTCCAAA GAGTGGCAGCAGGCAGTCACCGAGCCGCTCCTCAAGCAGCAGACGAAGGAAATGA